A genome region from Vulpes lagopus strain Blue_001 chromosome 7, ASM1834538v1, whole genome shotgun sequence includes the following:
- the LOC121495179 gene encoding olfactory receptor 13C3 — translation MDEINQTSASEFLLLGLAGYPTLEIIYFVLILVMYLVILIGNGLLIIASIFDSHLHTPMYFFLGNLSFLDICYTSSSVPSTLVSLISKKRNISFSGCAVQMFLGFAMGSTECLLLGMMAFDRYVAICNPLRYLIIMNKVVYVLMASVSWLSGGINSIVQTFLAMRLPFCGNNIINHFTCEILAVLKLACADISLNIVTMVISNMAFLVLPLLVIFFSYMFILYTILRMNSATGRHKAFSTCSAHLTVVIIFYGTIFFMYAKPKSQELPGEDKFQTSDKLISLFYGVVTPMLNPIIYSLRNKDVKTAVKYLLNRKPIR, via the coding sequence ATGGATGAAATTAATCAGACATCTGCAtcagaatttcttcttctgggactcgcTGGCTACCCAACACTTGAGATCATTTACTTCGTTCTAATTCTAGTAATGTATCTAGTGATTCTAATTGGCAATGGTCTTCTGATTATAGCAAGCATCTTCGATTCCCATCttcacacccccatgtacttcttcctgggTAACCTCTCTTTCCTGGACATCTGCTATACATCCTCCTCTGTTCCCTCAACTTTGGTGAGcttaatttcaaagaaaaggaacatttcCTTCTCTGGGTGTGCAGTGCAGATGTTCCTTGGGTTTGCAATGGGGTCAACAGAGTGTTTGCTCCTTGGCATGATGGCTTTTGATCGCTACGTAGCTATCTGTAACCCTCTGAGATACCTCATCATCATGAACAAGGTGGTGTATGTACTAATGGCTTCTGTGTCATGGCTCTCTGGTGGAATCAACTCAATTGTACAAACATTTCTTGCCATGCGACTGCCTTTCTGTGGGAATAATATTATCAATCATTTCACGTGTGAAATATTAGCTGTCCTTAAGCTAGCTTGTGCTGATATATCCCTCAATATTGTCACCATGGTGATATCAAATATGGCATTCCTGGTTCTTCCACTTCtggtcatttttttctcctatatgtTCATCCTCTACACCATCTTGAGAATGAACTCAGCTACAGGGAGACACAAAGCCTTTTCCACCTGCTCAGCACATCTGACTGTGGTGATCATATTTTATGGTACCATCTTCTTCATGTATGCCAAGCCCAAGTCCCAAGAATTGCCTGGAGAAGACAAGTTTCAAACTTCAGACAAGCTCATTTCCCTGTTTTATGGGGTAGTGACCCCTATGCTAAATCCTATAATCTATAGCTTGAGGAATAAGGATGTAAAAACTGCTGTAAAATATCTGCTGAACCGAAAACCTATTCGGTAA